One window from the genome of Acidihalobacter ferrooxydans encodes:
- the fliR gene encoding flagellar biosynthetic protein FliR translates to MLTLTTNEVTSWVGGVIWPFIRIGSMFVAAPIFGAGSVPVRVRLALALVLAWALQPYLPSVPPIDPVSLEGLLVSASQVLIGIVMGFILQMVFSAMVLAGQAIALSMGLGFAVFVDPQSGAQVPTVSQIYVILATLLFLSMNGQLMLIDMLVRSFRLMPVGPLMLSNNALWEIVTWGGTMYAAAMLVALPAVAALMLVNLAFGVITRAAPQLNIFAVGFPLTLMLGLVLIMFSLPTVLPRFTALFTQSFTLMFSVLGGH, encoded by the coding sequence GGTGGGCGGCGTTATCTGGCCGTTCATTCGTATCGGTTCGATGTTCGTGGCTGCGCCGATCTTCGGCGCCGGCAGCGTGCCGGTGCGGGTACGGCTGGCCTTGGCGCTGGTGCTGGCGTGGGCGCTGCAACCGTACCTGCCATCGGTTCCGCCCATCGACCCGGTGAGCCTGGAAGGTCTGCTGGTCAGCGCTTCGCAAGTGCTCATCGGCATTGTCATGGGCTTTATTCTACAGATGGTGTTCAGCGCCATGGTGCTGGCCGGGCAGGCGATCGCGCTGAGTATGGGGCTGGGTTTCGCGGTGTTCGTGGACCCGCAGAGCGGCGCACAAGTGCCGACGGTCAGCCAGATTTACGTCATTCTGGCGACTTTGTTGTTTTTGAGCATGAACGGACAGTTGATGCTCATCGATATGCTGGTGCGCAGCTTCCGGCTGATGCCGGTCGGGCCACTGATGTTGAGCAACAATGCTCTGTGGGAGATCGTTACCTGGGGCGGCACCATGTATGCGGCAGCCATGCTGGTGGCTTTGCCTGCTGTCGCTGCGCTCATGCTGGTCAACCTGGCCTTTGGCGTGATCACCCGCGCCGCGCCGCAACTGAATATCTTCGCGGTGGGCTTTCCGCTGACCCTGATGCTGGGTCTCGTCTTGATCATGTTCAGTCTTCCGACTGTTTTGCCGCGTTTCACGGCGCTGTTCACGCAGTCGTTCACTTTGATGTTCAGCGTGCTGGGAGGGCATTGA